A segment of the Vagococcus hydrophili genome:
TTGGTGTCGCTAAAATAGTCATTTCACAGTTTTCGAAATTTGGTAACACATTTTTAACCAATCCTTGTGGTGGAATCAAGGCAAAATTGCCTCTTTCCACGATTGATCTTGATGCTAATAAATCATTTGGATAACCTAATTCATTTGTACGATAACCCATTACTAATACCTCTTTCTATTTTCTATTCTTCGTAAGCCAATTTATATAGTGAAGCTATTAACGCTTTAATCCCTTCAACTAAATCTTCTGTTTTTGTTGCTTCTGCTGGATTATGACTAATACCCCCAACACTTGGTACAAATAACATCGCTGTTGGTACTTGTGGTGCAAATATTTGCGAGTCGTGACCAGCACCACTGTGCATCGTTGTATAATTCAAGCTTTTTTCCTGACAAGCTTCTTCTAATATTTTTACTATTTTTTCAGACATTGGTACTGGCTTTTCATCCATCCAATTATCAATATCTATTTCCAGTTCTAAATCCTTTGCTATTTTTCTAAATAAACTTTCCATTTCCTTTGTAAAATCACCAAGTACCTGGCCATCTGTATGACGACAATCCATGGTAAAGAACGTTTCTCCCGGCACAACGTTTACTGTATTGGGTTTCACATCAATATGTCCAAACGTTAAAACTAAGGGATCGCCCAGTTCTTTCGCTTGATCAATACTTTCAGAAATCATTTTACTCATTCCATAAACCGTATCATGTCTGAAGCCCATTGGTGTTGTCCCTGCATGATTTGCTTGACCTTTCAGCGTGATATCATACCTTTTTTGTCCAACAATACTATTAACCACAGCGACCTGTTTTCCAGTTTTTTCAAGGACATTACCTTGTTCAATATGAATTTCAACAAACGCTTTGATATCTTCTCTAATTTTTTCATTTTCATCTCTAAAATTAAACCCAGCTTGATTCATCGCATCTTTAAATAAAATTCCTTTTGTGTCTTCTGCATAAAGAACATCATTTTTATCTGCTAAACCGAATATGTTTTTACTACCCCAAAATGCGTAAGGGAATCGACTGCCTTCTTCTTCTGCCATAGCAACTACTTCTAAGTTTCTAAGTGGTTGACCATACTGCTCTTTTAACATTTTAATAGCTAAATAAGAGGCTATTATACCAAATTGACCATCTAACGCCCCACCATTTACAACAGTGTCAACATGAGATCCTGTCATAATAGTTTCTTTAGGGTATTTAGATCCTTCTAATTTACCAAATAAATTCCCTACACTATCAAATGAAGCGGATAATCCTGTTTCCTCAAATTTATTTTTCAAGCTGTTTTGAGCTTCAATCCAAGCTAAATCATACAACAATCTTGTTGTTCCACCTTTTGGATCCAGTCCGATAGAAGATAACCAATTCACATGTTTTTCTATCTCTTTGTACAAATCTGTCAACACGAACACATCCTTAATCGTTTATATATTAAAATTGTAAGCCTTTACTAACATTCTTTCATTGGTCATCTTCACAAATTGTACTTCCATTTTGTGCACTTCAACCAACTCAGATAAATATTAACTAATTACAGTTTTTTCTTTTGATTTATTCGTTACAAAAAAGATCGTTGTTCCAATAATTAGAATGACAATCGCTATATAGAAGGCATTAATTTTAGAACCAGTTGCATCTGAAATTACACCTGTCAAAGAGGGTGCAATCACTGAAGAGCTCATGCCTAAAAAATTAAATACTCCCAGTGTTGTTGCTAAACCTTTTCTTGGTATTTGCTCTCCTAACCAAGAAATAATAATCGGCTCTACCACTACTTTCCCAAAAAAACCATATAATACTAAGCCTAGCATCAACATATTTTTATTAGTAGACATAACAGCTAAATACAAGGATGCTGTCGCTACAATTTCAAGAAATACAGCAATTTCAACCTTTTTATTAACATGTTTATCTGCTATTCGACTAAATATTAAGGCACCTGGTACTGAAGTAACAAAAATCAATGAGGAAGCCAAACCAATCGTCGCTCCTTCAAAACCTCTTTCTGTTTCCAAAAAATTAGGTAACCATGTATTCACTAAATAATAAGCATAACAAGTAGCAAAATAGATTGAATAAGCTCCTATCATTTTGGGTATAAATAACCTTTTCAGTGTTACTTTCTTTTCTATATCTCCACTAATTACAGTATCCTCTTGTTTTTTAGGTTGCTCTTTTTTAATAAAAACAAAAAATACAACTGTCATCAATAAAATTGTAACAAATGACGTCCACTCTACATATTGCCAAGGAAGTCCCAATTGAGATACAAAATAACTGGAGGCTATCATACCAATACCACTACCTATTGCTGTTCCACAATTTACAACAGCTGTTGCAACACTTCGATATTTAAGAGGTACATATTCATTAGTTAAAGAAAAAGCAACACCATAAAAAGTACCGCTACCTATTCCTGCTAAAACATTTCCTACATACATCATTTCCAAACTTTTAGAAGATGCTAAAATTAATGTCCCAACTGCAAACAATAAAAAGCCAGGAATTAATACTGTTTTCTTTCCATACTTATCAACTAAAATCCCCGAAGGAATTTGCATTAATACATAGCCCAAGAAGTAAAAACTTGAAATAGCTCCTATTTTTGCATCACCTACTCCACCAAAAAAGTCACTTAATTGTGGATAAATAGGTGTTAACGCCGTTCGATTTAACCAAACAACAATCCATCCAAAAGTTAAAACGATGACTATTTGTTTCCAATAATTATTCTTTAGTTTCTCATTCACATTATCTCTCCTCATTACTATCATTGCTTATCTTATTAATTATAGTGTGTTTTTTCCTCATTTTCATTAGCTGATTTTTGCAAAGTTGATAGCTTCTTTGGTCAAAATGAACGAAAATTCATATTAAATGAATAAAAAGAAGCTGGCGACACGTTCAGCTTCTCTTCTTAGTTATTATTTTTTTATGAACACACCAACGGCATCTTCAGAAACACCTGTTTCTTTAGAATAGATTGTTTGACCTCTTAAAACAGTCTTAACAACTTGCGCTCCAATTTCACGACCAATATAAGGACTAATTTTATTTAAATATTCTAGATCCTCTGCTTTTAACACATAAGAGTCATTAGGCGAAATGAATACAAAATCTGCATCTTTTCCAATAGAGATACTTCCTTTTGAGTTTAAGCCAAATCTTTCAGCTGGATTCGTTGCAATCATCTCAGCGAATTTTTTTAATGACATACCACGTTTTTGGACACCTTCATCAAATAATACATCCACATTATTTTGAACCCCTGGAATGCCTCCCCAAGCTTCAAAAGCATTTTCTTTATCCTTTAAATCTGGTGTACAAGGAGAATGGTCAGATGTCACAAATGAAATTTCACCTGTCATTACTTTTTCCCACAAACCATTTTGAACTGCTTTATCTCTAATTGGTGGTGAACATTTAACAATCGGTCCAATACTATCTAACTCGTTAGTTTCAAAATATAGGTAATGTGTACATGTCTCACACGTAACATCCACACCTTCTTGACGAGCTTTTGTCACTTCATCCACACCTTCTGGACAAGCCACATGACAAATATGAATGCGACAACCCGTTTCTTTAGCTAACAGAATAGCTCGGCGTATTGGTTCGACTTCTGTAAAAACTGGTCTTGTTTCAACATATGCTTTTAACGTTGTTTCACCATTTTGATAGGCTATTTCACCTAGTTTATCTGTGATTCCTGCATTTTCAGCGTGAATCGCGAGAACTTTACCCGTTTTAGCAATTTGTTTCATTCCTTCATAAAGTGAATAATCATCCACATTCATAAAGTCGCCTTCAATCGTCCGATCCCCACAAGTTGCCATAAAGGCCTTATACGCTGCAACACCTCCGTCATTTAATTCTTGAATCCCACCATCTAAATTATATGGCACCAAACCACCAAATGATCCCACATCTGACATTAACTTACCTTCGCCCGCAGCGAACTTAATTTCTAGTGATTCTTTATTCACTGTTGCTGGTACCTGATTTAACGGCATCTCCATAAACGAAGTTACACCACCTTTAGCACAAGATCTCGTTCCTGTCACATAACCTTCCCAGAAATCACGGAATCCACCTCCTGGATCAGTAATATGAACATGAGCATCTACCATACCTGGACTAACGATTAACCCTTTCGCATCTATCACTTCTTTAGATTCACCTAAATTTTCTCCAATTGCTACAATTTTACCATCTGTTACCGCGACTTCAGTAGTAACTTCACCCTCATTAAGAATAACTAAACCATTTTTTATCAATAAATCAAAACTCATACTAATTTCCTCCTAAATTGAATTTATTTTAATTTTTTTAATCCTAAATATATGATAAATGATAAGCCAGCCCCAACAATAAATGACAGGCTAGAAATAATACTTAAACTCGGTATAAATTGTCCTAACATTGAAACAATTAATGCAATGATAGTTGCTATGTACGCTTCTTTATTAATTCCTTTGTATTGATTGTCTTTATTATCTTTGATTGGATCCATATAAAGTTCATTTAAATCTATTTCCTCTTTAAGGATAAAGAAATATTGAGCTAACATAACACCTGCCACAGGTCCTAATACTGCCCCGATCATATTTAAGAAAGCAAAAATACTATCCGAATTTTCCATTAACTTCCAAGGCATAATAATATAACTTATTACTGCCGCAATAATAACACCTTTACGATAGTTAATTTTCTTTGGAAAAAGAGCTGATAATTGATAGGCTGCTGGTACTATATTACCTGTTGCATTGGTTGAAATCGTTGTCATTAATAAAACAATAATCGCTAATAACATTGCTGGTAAATTATCCCATTTATCTACAATATTTAACACATTCCACTCTTGTACACCATAATGAATAGAGCCACCAATCAAAATTGAAATACTTGAAAAAGCGAAAATTGCATACCCCACTAACATGCTTGCTGTTTGACCAATTCTTTGATCTTTTGTTGATTTTGCATTTTGAGTAAAATCAGATACACTAGAACCTGGTCCTGCCCAAACTGCTAGAACAGAATTAATAATCATAAAATAAACTAGAATTGGAGAATGGTTTTGAACTTGATTTCCCGTTGGTGTAAAATTTAAAATATTTCCAATTCCTCCACCCACGTTAATTGCCCAAATGGTCATTCCTATAAAAACAACGTAAATCAAAGGATTTAAAATTGCTGTGAATTTATTTAACGCTGCTCCGCCACCTAATCCTATTAAGAGATTTATTGCCCAAAAAATAGTGAAAGCAATTAAACCAGGTAAACTAATACCAAAAAAATTAAAGTCACCACCAAGCACTAAAAATCCAGGCCATAATTTTCCTATTAAAATGAGCAATGCTAATGATGCTGTATAATTCTGTAACCCAAACCAAGCAATTGCTGCCACTCCACCCCTTAGGAATCCAGGTAATTTTGCACCAACATCTCCGTAAACTGATCTTAAGTGCATTGAGAAAGGAATTCCATATTTAGAACCGGCCTTACCATTTAAAACCATTAATGCTGAAACGGCTAGTCCACTAATTATTAAAGCAATCATTATATTAATCGGTGAAAGGCCTAAAAATAGAAAACCTCCTACTGCAGTATAATTAGGGATATTATGAATAGAGCCCATCCATAAAGTAAAGTAATTCTTAGCACTCATATTCCTTTTATCTTCAGTTTTTGGTAATAAATCTTCATTATATCCTCTCTCTCGGATCAAATCTACTTGTTCCCTCGTTACCGATATATCTTTGTTCGACATCGGAATATCCCCTGATTCGCTTCCATATTGCCCTCCTTAGATGTTATATCAGCTGCTGATATCCTTATATTACACAAAGTGTAAAACGGTTACATTGTCTCAATTTTACAATTTCCAGTTTTTGTTTGTGCATTTTAAACAACTCTCTTATTAACTCTACACTCTAATATACATAAGAGTTAATAAACTTTCATTTCAAACGTTTGTCATTTTAATTTCTATTTTGTCTATTTAATACAACCAGATTTTTTTGTGAAACACAAAAAAGCGAAGAGATTCTCATCTCTTCGCTTTAAAATAGATTTATTCAGTTATTAAGCCCAGTTACCATTTCTAAAAATAGGAATGATTGTGCCGTCTTCTTTGATTCCATCAACGTTCATTTTGTCAGAACCAATCATGAAATCCACATGGTTTTGACTTCTATTCAAGCCGATTTCTTCTAATTGTTTTTCATCCATCTCAACACCATCTTTAATGTTGAAGGCATAACCATTACCAATAGCTAAGTGGTTAGAAGCATTTTCATCAAATAAAGTATTGTAGAATGTAATACCTGATTGAGAAATTGGTGAAGGATCCGGAACAAGTGCTACTTCACCTAATCGCTTAGAACCTGGGTCCATATTGATTAAATGATTTAGAACGTCTTCCCCTTCTTTAGCTGTTGCTTTAACAATTTCGCCGTTTGCAAAATGGAATACCATATCGATTAACGTTGTTCCACCATAACTTAATGGTTTTGTACTTGTCACATAACCATCAGCCACGCGGCAATCAGGAGCTGTGAAGACTTCTTCTGTTGGCATATTTGCCATGAATTCTTCACCTGACGCGTTAATACTTCTAGCGCTGTCCCAAACATGATTTTTAGGCAATCCTACGGTTAAATCAGTTCCCGGAGCAGTGTAGTGAAGTTTTGTAAATTGCTCCTTATTTAACATATCTGCTTTTTCTCTAAGTAAGGCTTCATGTTCTTGCCAAGCTTGAACTGGTGAATCAGCATACACTTTTGTGGCTTTAAAGATTGCATCCCATAAAGCATCCACTTGTTCTTCTTCTGTTGCTAATTCTGGGAAGACTTTTTTCGCCCATTCAACCCCACCAGCAGCAACCACTGTCCAGCTAATTTTATTTGATTGACCTGCTTGTCTTAAATTAAACAATAATTTGCGGTCAAATTTTTGATACAAACCAACACGTTCACTTGGTACACCTGAAAGCGCATCTGGATTAGCTGAAACAACACTGATTCTTGATGCTTTTTTGTCTACCCAGTCTTGCACTTCTGCTAACTGATAGTCAGTAACTGTTTCTAAGGCAACAGCTTCTTTATGAGCCACTGTTTCTTTTAAGATTTCATCATCATTCCATCGAACTATTACTTCTTTAGCGCCCATTGCATAAGCTTTTTTAGTAATCAAACGAGCAAGTGGTGCTTGTGTCACTGAGATTTCTAAAATAACGCTGTGATTGCCACTAACATTCACACCGGTTTTAACAATTAATTCAGCATATTTGTCTAAGTAATGATTAAAATTTTCCATCTTTAAAGACTCCTTTAATAATTTTTATTTGATATTATTTTTCTTTTCATATCTACTATACATGAAATATGCTAATAGACCAAAGAAGATTGGACCCATGATTGAGAAGATTGTTTCTTTCAAGTTTCCATTCATCGCTGGGTTGATAATTGTAAAGACATTAGCAAAACCAACCACGAAAGTTACACTAAATACAGCAATTTTGTAGAACGATTTTGATTTATATATCTCAAATGGTTTATGAATATTTTCTTTTTTCTTAAATCCTAAGAAAGCTAAAGCTAAGAACATATAAGGAACGGTCATTGATACGTTAGTCATAGCTACTAAAATTTTGAAGAACTCAGTTGCACCTTCACCACCAAATGAAACTAAAAAGATAATTCCAATAACGATAGCTGCTTGTACCCACATTGCAACAATTGGCATACCATTTTCTCTTTTGCTGAAAGATTTAGGCCAAACTTCTTTTGGTGTTCCTTCAATCAATTGTTTTAATGGTGAGAAGATTAAGGTAAAGAATGCACCAGTTAAAGCTAAGAACATAGAAAGACCCATATAACGAGAAACCCACATTCCTATTGTTACAGCAGTAGCATCTGATAAATTAAGGGCTAACCCTAATTGATATCCCATGTTGTTCATGGCAACATACGCCACGTTACCTAATGTGATATCTGCTTTTGAAAACTGAGTGAAAGCAAATGTCCAGTTAGTAAATGCCCCCATAATAAAGATACCCACAGCGTAACCAACTGCGATAATAATTGCTGAAATAGTTACACCTTTAGGGAAAGTTACTTCGGCATTTTCTGTTTCATCCACTAAGCCACCCACAACTTCTAAACCACCGTAAGCAAAAATAGCAAATACTAAGAAACTAAATACCGAGATAAGTGATGTATAATCTGCATTTGGTGAATGAGTGAAGGCTGCCGCTGTTAATGGTTCAGCCATTTGACCTTTGTTAAGGCCTAAAATTAATAGACCACCTAAAATTAAGACCACATTAATTAAGGCAACTGCTGTCCCACCGATTGATGTTACTTTTTTAATTTTGTCTAAACCTTTAGATGAAACGAAGGTGATTAAAAGAATCCAAGCAATTCCTAAAAGTCCTAAACTTTGTACACCGTTTAATCCAAAAAAGCTCATTGTTTGTGTCTTATCAACACCAAAAATCCCGTTTGATAAAGGAATCCAAATCCCTGTACCAACGTTTACCATCCATACGATATATGAAGCATACCACATGAATGTTCCAACAAAAGCATACTTAGGATTGACTGATTCAGCCATCCAAGAGTAGATACCACCCTTACTATCTTTGAACGCTGCCCCAAATTCTGATAGCATAAACGCAAATGGTAAGAAGAATGTTACTGCTGCAAGAATGTACCAAATGATTGAGCCATAACCCATTAAGTAATAGGCTCTAATAATGTTGGTAAAACCGAATACTGATGTAAAGATCATGAGAATAAGTGCTTTTAGTGTTAACTTCTGTTTTTTCTCCACTTGTACCGCTCCTTTTAATTTAGTTATATAGCACACTAAATATAACACGCTTTCACGATTTAATTATTTAACATTAAAATGAAATAATCTATATTAAACCAACATCTTACGTAACTTTAATCATCCTTTCACAATGTAAGCGTTTTTTGTCATAATCTTCTCCTTTTGTCTTTTAATTTATTAAAACTACGATAGATATAAAAAAACAAGACTGACATTTTAATCAATCTTGTTTTTAATTAAAAGTTCTAATAACTTTTCTCTTTCTGCAACATCATATTTGGCTAATATTTCCGTTATTTCTTCTAAATCTTGTTTGAGCTCTATATCTTTCTGATCTTCAACAATATAATCGCTTAATCCTTCTCTCATAAATGGATGAATCCCATTTAGAAAACTTTCTGATAATCCGTATTCTTCGACAGTTTTTAATAAGTGAAGATAGACTTCTTTTTGAATCCACTTGCCCATTCCTCTATTACCAAATGCGAGCAATTTTTTTTCTCGATCTTTTCCTGATTGACTTAAGATTTCATATAACTCTTCAAAATAAGTCGTAGGTAACTTCGGTTCACTGACGCCTGAAGCCATTTGTTTTTGAATTTGAAGAGACCAAATAGAAACTCGATCAAACAAGCTTTTTTGTTGAATATTAGATAGTAGGTTTCTTTTAAACTCTTTTAAATTTGATTCGTTTATTGTCTCCTGAGGCATTTCAATACTCGCTTTTTGTAACTCTTTGATTTCTTTTATTAGTAACTGATAATCAGAAAAATAAATCGGCATATCAGCTTCTTTAAAAGCTCCAATTCGTTGAGCTAAAGAATAGTTAATCGCAAATGGTTGTTTTACTTGCTGATTTTTATAAAGGTACAAGGCGTAGTTTTCCCACAATTCTCTTGGAAACTCGATTCCTTTTCTCTTTAACCATAACAATTCGTCTAAGCCAAAATCTACATTACTTAAACGATCCACTATTTCTTTAGCAACTTGCTGAGGGATATTTAAATGATCTTTAAAATGCTGAATGCCTAATCCCATCTTCTTGCCTGTTTCCTTTGATTTAACAATATATTGATACTTTAATCTGCGACCACACTGACAATATAATTGCTTTTCTTTTTGATGCGTCTCAGGGTAGCGCTCATCAATTCTTAAATCAACAAATTCCCAATCAGAAGCACTCAAATAACTGTCTTTAATAAACTCAGACCTAATTAAATATTTTCGATGTTCATCAATTAATGCTCGTTGGACCTTTGTTAATTTTGAATAGATTTCTGATCGTTCTTTCATTGTTAACGGCCTAAAGTCAACTAAGCCATATTCTTCACTAACTTGGGGTATTTCTGCTTTTTTATTTTTTTTATCCATACTAATACGTCCTTATCTGGCCTTTTTTATACGCGGTTCTCTTGTTTTGTGTTATATTTCATAAGCAAAATTTTTGTATTTCATTATGAATCTCGTTATGATGTACTCAATAAAAGATAGGTGGTTATAAAATGAAAATTGAATTTTTTCATGATGTCATTTGTAGCTTTTGTTTTCCCATGTCTTACCGTATGCGTCAGATTAAGGAAAGATATCCTAACGTTGAAATCATCCACCGCTCCTTTGCTTTAGCATGGGAAAGTAAGGATTTGGCTCAACAATTTGGAACAAGAGACAATGCCAAAATTGAAATACTGAAACACTGGGAACATGCCAACGAAAACGACGACTTACATCGTTTTAATATATCAGGAATGAAAGATACTCCTTTCCAATTTCCAACATCTAAACCAGGACTTTTGGCTGCGGCTGTGGCTAAAGAAATCGCTGGAGATGAGGCTTACTGGAATGTCTTTGATAAGCTTCAAGAAAAATTATTTGTAGAAAATAAAAATATAGAAGATCCTGAGGTTATTAAAGAAATTATCCAAAAAGAAGGAATTGATATAGCGACCTTTGAAGAGCTTTTCAATTCTGAAAAAACGATTGAAGCCATTAATAATGACCTTAAATTAGCCCAAAACTATAATATTCACGGCGCTCCTTTTCTTGTCATTAATGGAAAATACGGTATTAATGGTGCCCAATCTCTTGAAGTTATTCAAGAAACGATTGAAAAAATTGCCGAACAAGATCATGAACCTTTGATACTTGTAGAAAATGGTAGCACTTGCTCCCTTGATGCAAATGGAACCTGGGTCTGCGAATAACACATGAAAACCAGAATTAAATCGTTTTGATTTAATTCTGGTTATTTTTTAATTTAAAATCAACTGGTAAGCTTTTCTCTCACCATCTGGACAAGGTAAAACAATGTTTCCTTGATAAGAAAAACCAGATCGATCAATTACTTTTTGCATCCCTAAATTTAAGGGATGAGTATCCACTCTTAAATCTGAATGTCCTAGCATTTTTGAAAAAGAGATCAAATGCCCTAAAAAGAATTGGGACATTCCCTTTTGCTTGATTGATGTGGTGATAACAAACCGATGAATAGAAACATAATCAACGCCACCAAGCCATGAAGCATCTGTTATATCAGCATAGCCATCTTGCTCACCTGTAGTAATGGTTCCATAACCTACAATTTGATCAACTTCGATTAAAACATATCCTTCACCAATTCGAAGATCTTCTGTAAGAACTTCTTTATTTGGACCTTCATCATTGCGCCACTGGGGAACATTATTCTTAGCAAGTGTTTCTCTCCCATTTTGTACAACATTTAATATATCTTCTAAATCACTTATTTCGGCTTTTCTAACATAATATAACATATATTTCCTCCCTTTTACTTCTTTTTTTGTAAGTCTAATTCTAATGCTTTACAAATTAATTGTAAAATTATATGCTAAGACCATTAATAGGAGGTGATTGAGATGATACCGTCATCTTTAATCTTGACTCAAGGTAATTTTTATTAAAGATACTTTGAGCAACAACTTAAGATAAGTAGTTTGTTTTCCTCAGAGTATCTCAAACTCATGAGAAAGAAGGAAAAAACATGCTACAACCATATGAATATAACTATATTAAAGGACAAATCAGCCATCTGATTAATGTTTATAAAACAGTAAATGATAAAAGCGTCATTTTGACTATTCAAGAAACGGTGACTCAAAATATATCACCCTTCTTAGAGGAAGCTTTTTTGGCAGAAATTCAACCTATCTATCTAGATAAAACGTTAACTAACGCTAAAGCTGTTTCTCTATTTGAAACAATTGAAGCACAGATTTTACCTTTTAAGGAAGTTTCTGATAAGCAAATCGAGAAAGTCTTTCGAAAAGTTAAAAAAATCAAATATCCTAAATGGGATAGTATTAATTTAAAAGCAATAAATTACCTTGCTTGGGACGATATAGGCACCCAAAGAAAATATATTACCTTTTACCATGAGGAGCGTCTAACTGGTTGTTACGGTGTTATGTCCACAGACGTGATCAAAAACGTGTGTGCCATTTGCCATAAAATAGATAATGTTGCTATGTTTTTAACCACAACCCGAGTCGCTGGTGATGGTACTTATACTAAAAAAGGAAATTATATTTGTAAAGACAGCCAAAAATGTAACCAACAAATGGAAGACTTAGATCATTTACATGATTTCTACCACACAGTTACTAAATAGGAAGGAATGATTTTTTGATCCGCCAAACACATTCTAAAGATTATGAAACTATTTCAAAATTGACCATTGCAGCCTTTAAGACCACTGAATTTGGTTACCAAGGCGAAGCAGAATTAATCGAAAAGATTAGAAATGAAAAAGATTACGATACTGCTTATGAGCTTGTCGCACTAACAGATGAAAAAATCCTTGGACACGGACTATTAAGCCGTTGTTATATCGAGGATGACTCGACTCAACTAGCTGGACTCTCCTTAGCACCTTTGTCAGTGGATCCAGACTATCAAAAACAAGGGATTGGTTCAAAATTAATGCTATCCCTTGAAAAAGCAGCTAGCGAAAATGGTGAACCATTTATCGTTATTCTTGGACATCCTGAATACTATTCAAAATTCGGCTACACCCCAGCAAGCAACTTCAATGTCAAAGCACCGTTTGACGTTCCAGATGAATTCTTTATGATAAAAGAATTACAGAAAGACAGTCTGAATAATGTTTACGGTACAGTAAAGTATTCAAAAGCGTTTGAATAGAGTGAATTAAAAAGCGTTTTGCTCCAAGCATCTGGAGCAAATTAAAAATCATCAGATCCTTTTATTGGATCTGATGATTTTTTTAATTTATCTCATTTTTCTCCATTTTCTTTTCATATCTTCTAAACGTTAGTAGTGCTAGAATACTAAAAACGATTGGTCCTAAAATAGAAAAGAATGTTTCATCATACCTTCCGTGAAGTGCAGGTTCAATAATTGTAAAGACATTAGCAAATCCAATCACGAAAGTTACCATTGCCACAACATATTTGTAACCATTTTTTGATTTAAACATAATGAAAGGTTTTTCGATTTCTTCTTTCTTCTTAAAGCCATAAAAAGCAATCACGATGAACA
Coding sequences within it:
- a CDS encoding MFS transporter, which produces MNEKLKNNYWKQIVIVLTFGWIVVWLNRTALTPIYPQLSDFFGGVGDAKIGAISSFYFLGYVLMQIPSGILVDKYGKKTVLIPGFLLFAVGTLILASSKSLEMMYVGNVLAGIGSGTFYGVAFSLTNEYVPLKYRSVATAVVNCGTAIGSGIGMIASSYFVSQLGLPWQYVEWTSFVTILLMTVVFFVFIKKEQPKKQEDTVISGDIEKKVTLKRLFIPKMIGAYSIYFATCYAYYLVNTWLPNFLETERGFEGATIGLASSLIFVTSVPGALIFSRIADKHVNKKVEIAVFLEIVATASLYLAVMSTNKNMLMLGLVLYGFFGKVVVEPIIISWLGEQIPRKGLATTLGVFNFLGMSSSVIAPSLTGVISDATGSKINAFYIAIVILIIGTTIFFVTNKSKEKTVIS
- the allC gene encoding allantoate deiminase; amino-acid sequence: MTDLYKEIEKHVNWLSSIGLDPKGGTTRLLYDLAWIEAQNSLKNKFEETGLSASFDSVGNLFGKLEGSKYPKETIMTGSHVDTVVNGGALDGQFGIIASYLAIKMLKEQYGQPLRNLEVVAMAEEEGSRFPYAFWGSKNIFGLADKNDVLYAEDTKGILFKDAMNQAGFNFRDENEKIREDIKAFVEIHIEQGNVLEKTGKQVAVVNSIVGQKRYDITLKGQANHAGTTPMGFRHDTVYGMSKMISESIDQAKELGDPLVLTFGHIDVKPNTVNVVPGETFFTMDCRHTDGQVLGDFTKEMESLFRKIAKDLELEIDIDNWMDEKPVPMSEKIVKILEEACQEKSLNYTTMHSGAGHDSQIFAPQVPTAMLFVPSVGGISHNPAEATKTEDLVEGIKALIASLYKLAYEE
- a CDS encoding aminopeptidase — its product is MENFNHYLDKYAELIVKTGVNVSGNHSVILEISVTQAPLARLITKKAYAMGAKEVIVRWNDDEILKETVAHKEAVALETVTDYQLAEVQDWVDKKASRISVVSANPDALSGVPSERVGLYQKFDRKLLFNLRQAGQSNKISWTVVAAGGVEWAKKVFPELATEEEQVDALWDAIFKATKVYADSPVQAWQEHEALLREKADMLNKEQFTKLHYTAPGTDLTVGLPKNHVWDSARSINASGEEFMANMPTEEVFTAPDCRVADGYVTSTKPLSYGGTTLIDMVFHFANGEIVKATAKEGEDVLNHLINMDPGSKRLGEVALVPDPSPISQSGITFYNTLFDENASNHLAIGNGYAFNIKDGVEMDEKQLEEIGLNRSQNHVDFMIGSDKMNVDGIKEDGTIIPIFRNGNWA
- the allB gene encoding allantoinase AllB, coding for MSFDLLIKNGLVILNEGEVTTEVAVTDGKIVAIGENLGESKEVIDAKGLIVSPGMVDAHVHITDPGGGFRDFWEGYVTGTRSCAKGGVTSFMEMPLNQVPATVNKESLEIKFAAGEGKLMSDVGSFGGLVPYNLDGGIQELNDGGVAAYKAFMATCGDRTIEGDFMNVDDYSLYEGMKQIAKTGKVLAIHAENAGITDKLGEIAYQNGETTLKAYVETRPVFTEVEPIRRAILLAKETGCRIHICHVACPEGVDEVTKARQEGVDVTCETCTHYLYFETNELDSIGPIVKCSPPIRDKAVQNGLWEKVMTGEISFVTSDHSPCTPDLKDKENAFEAWGGIPGVQNNVDVLFDEGVQKRGMSLKKFAEMIATNPAERFGLNSKGSISIGKDADFVFISPNDSYVLKAEDLEYLNKISPYIGREIGAQVVKTVLRGQTIYSKETGVSEDAVGVFIKK
- the allW gene encoding allantoin permease, with the protein product MSNKDISVTREQVDLIRERGYNEDLLPKTEDKRNMSAKNYFTLWMGSIHNIPNYTAVGGFLFLGLSPINIMIALIISGLAVSALMVLNGKAGSKYGIPFSMHLRSVYGDVGAKLPGFLRGGVAAIAWFGLQNYTASLALLILIGKLWPGFLVLGGDFNFFGISLPGLIAFTIFWAINLLIGLGGGAALNKFTAILNPLIYVVFIGMTIWAINVGGGIGNILNFTPTGNQVQNHSPILVYFMIINSVLAVWAGPGSSVSDFTQNAKSTKDQRIGQTASMLVGYAIFAFSSISILIGGSIHYGVQEWNVLNIVDKWDNLPAMLLAIIVLLMTTISTNATGNIVPAAYQLSALFPKKINYRKGVIIAAVISYIIMPWKLMENSDSIFAFLNMIGAVLGPVAGVMLAQYFFILKEEIDLNELYMDPIKDNKDNQYKGINKEAYIATIIALIVSMLGQFIPSLSIISSLSFIVGAGLSFIIYLGLKKLK